Proteins from one Candidatus Planktophila sp. genomic window:
- a CDS encoding ABC transporter substrate-binding protein: protein MKSKRSGRLLATFVSIALAIGTLVALQPAQAATGTNCTVKSTTKNAVCDVVTYGALQRVQSLDPINPVGGYTEGQMAYLVQGKLYRYDANGKPRRDLVETAEVSSDGKTVTHTLRAAKYSDGTALVAADVVNSFSRWINSKRSASYIDAVDKVVAKDAKTLVWSLKRPYPDFNFALAQEFLGIHPAGKTDTEDKAKEYFKNPVAGGPMMVKSFVPGTDAFTLVANPNYWAKSLVKELRVVTIPDGNTRLAAFQSGAIDYVMELPLGAKSIQWDKSKFRVTGEQDSGTFMLAFNMGPDQPNKALKDARVRQAISLAVNRAAIMRTAFANLGKPNCGMQFNFNNDYVVCSIPKNGKRDTAAARKLLKDAGYANGLKINMPVPNRIFWQDAAQVVKDSLKFVGIDVTIQMVTPDSAISAVLNKKDWEMLWFGNNAATPILQLSNWFKPGGVWAGLANVPDALILESGKLLSEASASESSSVIQDKLAAVEKIAFDLSAFIPIGNRFYLSGSRVGNNIVEALLPGQLQFVLATNPPLPTD, encoded by the coding sequence ATGAAGTCAAAAAGATCCGGTCGCTTGTTGGCCACTTTTGTATCAATTGCTTTAGCGATTGGCACATTGGTTGCACTACAACCTGCTCAAGCGGCAACAGGTACAAACTGCACGGTCAAATCAACCACTAAGAATGCTGTGTGTGATGTTGTCACGTACGGCGCCCTCCAAAGAGTTCAATCATTGGATCCAATCAATCCAGTTGGTGGATATACAGAAGGCCAGATGGCATATCTAGTTCAAGGCAAGCTCTACCGTTATGACGCAAATGGAAAGCCTCGTCGCGATTTAGTTGAGACAGCTGAAGTGAGTAGTGATGGAAAAACTGTCACCCATACTCTCCGCGCGGCGAAGTATTCTGACGGCACAGCACTTGTTGCTGCAGACGTTGTTAATTCATTCAGTCGTTGGATTAATTCAAAGCGTTCTGCTTCATACATTGACGCAGTAGACAAAGTAGTAGCAAAAGATGCCAAAACACTCGTATGGAGTTTGAAGCGTCCATACCCAGATTTCAACTTTGCACTTGCACAAGAGTTCCTCGGAATTCACCCTGCGGGCAAAACAGATACTGAGGATAAGGCCAAGGAATACTTTAAGAATCCAGTTGCCGGTGGACCAATGATGGTTAAGTCTTTTGTTCCTGGAACAGATGCTTTCACTCTCGTTGCAAATCCAAATTACTGGGCAAAGTCGCTAGTGAAGGAGCTTCGTGTTGTCACAATTCCAGATGGCAATACACGCCTAGCCGCATTCCAGTCAGGGGCAATTGATTATGTTATGGAACTTCCACTAGGTGCAAAGAGTATTCAGTGGGATAAGTCAAAGTTCCGCGTCACAGGAGAGCAGGATTCAGGTACTTTTATGTTGGCATTTAACATGGGCCCAGATCAACCAAATAAGGCTCTAAAAGATGCCAGAGTACGTCAAGCCATCTCGCTCGCCGTTAATCGCGCAGCAATCATGCGGACTGCATTCGCTAACCTAGGAAAGCCAAACTGTGGAATGCAGTTCAATTTCAACAATGATTATGTAGTCTGTTCAATTCCAAAAAATGGAAAGCGTGATACAGCGGCAGCTCGCAAGTTACTTAAAGACGCTGGTTATGCAAATGGACTCAAGATCAATATGCCAGTTCCAAACCGTATCTTCTGGCAAGATGCAGCTCAGGTTGTCAAGGACAGCCTAAAGTTCGTCGGCATTGATGTAACAATTCAAATGGTGACTCCAGACTCAGCTATTTCAGCAGTACTTAACAAGAAGGACTGGGAAATGTTGTGGTTTGGAAATAACGCTGCCACACCAATTCTTCAGCTCTCAAACTGGTTTAAGCCAGGTGGAGTTTGGGCAGGTCTTGCAAATGTCCCGGATGCACTTATTTTGGAGTCAGGAAAACTCCTTAGTGAAGCTTCAGCATCTGAAAGCTCATCTGTTATCCAAGACAAGTTAGCGGCCGTCGAAAAGATAGCTTTTGATTTGTCTGCCTTTATTCCGATCGGGAACCGTTTCTATCTATCCGGTAGCCGAGTAGGAAACAATATTGTGGAAGCCCTATTGCCTGGACAATTACAGTTTGTTTTGGCTACAAACCCACCTCTCCCAACAGACTAA
- a CDS encoding Ldh family oxidoreductase, with amino-acid sequence MSNSPSLFTAQELEKFATGVFVGMGAPLDIAESVSKSLVLSNLVGHDSHGVIRLVEYSGWVESGALIPTARPVLSWSKEATAVVDGAWGWGQSASYLATEKTIELAKKYGTASVVLSRSNHVGRLGEYVDLMAQEGLMGIAFCNTGGPIVAPWGGVKGVLGTNPFAWAVPGTDAFNYVLDFSTAVVAAGKIILAGMSGEKIEPGALIDKNGQPSTNPQDFHDGGSLIAFGGHKGSGLSALIDVAAGILSGNMPAAISNSGFGNGTVFIALDISCFIDVGSFSLIAQQFGSIFHGSAAVFGERVYLPGELEYEVKSKRNLEGIAIDSEVLQSLKTVGERYGMPALKIKE; translated from the coding sequence TTGTCTAACTCTCCCTCACTTTTTACAGCGCAGGAGTTAGAAAAGTTTGCTACTGGCGTATTTGTTGGCATGGGTGCGCCTCTGGACATCGCCGAATCAGTCTCAAAGTCCTTGGTACTCTCAAATTTAGTCGGACATGACTCCCACGGTGTCATTCGATTGGTTGAATACTCTGGTTGGGTTGAAAGTGGTGCACTCATTCCAACCGCTAGGCCTGTTTTATCATGGAGCAAAGAGGCAACAGCTGTAGTTGATGGGGCGTGGGGATGGGGGCAGAGCGCCTCCTATCTAGCCACAGAAAAAACCATTGAATTAGCTAAAAAGTACGGAACCGCTTCTGTTGTTTTAAGCAGGTCAAATCACGTTGGCCGACTTGGTGAATACGTAGATTTAATGGCTCAAGAAGGGCTAATGGGAATAGCCTTTTGTAATACTGGCGGTCCGATAGTCGCACCCTGGGGTGGAGTTAAAGGCGTTCTTGGAACAAATCCCTTTGCCTGGGCCGTTCCTGGTACAGATGCTTTTAATTATGTTTTAGATTTTTCTACGGCGGTCGTTGCAGCTGGCAAAATTATTCTCGCAGGAATGAGCGGTGAAAAGATTGAGCCGGGAGCCCTCATCGATAAAAATGGCCAGCCCTCAACGAATCCTCAGGATTTCCATGATGGCGGTTCGCTCATTGCATTCGGTGGACATAAAGGCTCAGGCCTCTCAGCGCTCATCGACGTTGCTGCTGGGATACTCTCGGGTAACATGCCAGCCGCGATTTCCAACAGTGGTTTCGGAAATGGCACAGTTTTTATCGCCCTAGATATCTCGTGTTTCATCGATGTTGGAAGTTTTAGCCTGATTGCCCAACAATTTGGATCAATTTTCCATGGCTCTGCAGCCGTTTTCGGGGAGCGAGTTTATTTGCCTGGAGAGTTGGAGTATGAAGTCAAGAGCAAACGGAACCTCGAAGGGATCGCTATCGACTCCGAAGTTCTCCAGAGCTTAAAGACAGTGGGCGAGCGATATGGAATGCCAGCTCTGAAAATTAAGGAATAG